In Oscillatoria acuminata PCC 6304, a single window of DNA contains:
- a CDS encoding HetZ-related protein, with amino-acid sequence MNVKLANSSNSRKNDAQVPATPQMTAGTPQVESPSGDTTEEPILILGMDTEQLSEQILDELSQKLKSGSKSAQEVALRIAKEVERICRKSNRIQNSGEVRSWQITLARHRLQKSLHYYKLGSRQGRVDLHAQLSSMVYRHVAHLHSRLSFQARYTLIEDFLQGFYIEVLRAFRREHEMPLTYTPRTQLELAEYMAFTEHYAKRRITLPGRYNQQLIVLRAQGFAQGQPPETLVDIEQAIEFPKGEDAEVQSRSYAAQQVREKMISEMVDPAEAVLRDRVVAELIQYLESQGQSDCIDYLVLKLQDLAAPEIDEILGLSARQRDYLQQRFKYHVEKFARSGHWKLVHQWLGADLDQNLGMPLQQWDTFLGELSEEQQQLLNLKRSGASDAEIAQEIKCTPKQVQKRWSALLEKAWQSRNTDSQEK; translated from the coding sequence ATGAACGTTAAACTAGCCAATTCGTCCAATTCCCGGAAAAACGATGCTCAAGTTCCTGCTACTCCGCAAATGACCGCAGGCACTCCTCAAGTGGAGAGCCCATCTGGAGACACCACCGAAGAACCCATCCTGATCCTGGGAATGGACACGGAACAGTTGAGTGAGCAAATCCTCGATGAACTCAGCCAAAAGCTGAAAAGCGGCTCGAAAAGCGCCCAAGAAGTGGCCCTACGGATTGCCAAAGAGGTTGAGCGGATTTGCCGGAAAAGCAATCGGATTCAAAATTCTGGGGAAGTTCGCTCCTGGCAAATTACTCTGGCGCGCCATCGCTTACAAAAGTCCCTCCATTACTACAAACTCGGTTCTCGTCAAGGTCGGGTGGACCTCCATGCTCAACTGAGCTCGATGGTTTACCGTCATGTGGCTCACCTGCACTCTCGTCTGAGCTTCCAAGCACGATACACCTTAATCGAAGATTTCTTGCAAGGGTTCTATATCGAGGTGCTGCGTGCCTTCCGTCGGGAACATGAAATGCCCCTAACCTACACCCCTCGGACTCAGTTAGAACTGGCAGAGTATATGGCGTTTACGGAACATTACGCCAAGCGTCGGATTACCCTCCCGGGTCGCTACAATCAACAACTGATTGTGCTGCGTGCTCAAGGGTTCGCCCAAGGTCAACCCCCAGAAACTTTGGTGGATATCGAACAGGCGATCGAGTTTCCCAAGGGTGAAGATGCTGAGGTTCAAAGTCGCTCTTATGCAGCGCAGCAGGTTCGGGAAAAAATGATTTCTGAGATGGTGGACCCAGCCGAGGCAGTGTTGCGCGATCGCGTTGTCGCTGAGTTGATTCAATACCTGGAGTCTCAAGGTCAATCCGACTGTATCGATTACTTGGTCCTGAAACTGCAAGATTTGGCAGCCCCGGAAATCGACGAAATCCTTGGTCTGAGTGCTCGTCAGCGCGACTACCTACAACAACGGTTCAAATACCACGTTGAAAAGTTCGCACGCTCTGGACATTGGAAACTGGTCCATCAATGGCTGGGTGCTGACTTGGATCAAAATCTGGGAATGCCTCTACAGCAGTGGGATACTTTCCTCGGAGAACTCTCGGAAGAACAGCAGCAGCTTCTCAACCTGAAGCGCTCTGGGGCCAGTGATGCCGAAATCGCCCAAGAGATTAAATGCACTCCCAAACAGGTCCAAAAGCGTTGGTCGGCACTTCTGGAAAAAGCGTGGCAATCTCGTAATACTGATTCTCAGGAGAAGTAA